The following proteins are co-located in the Hevea brasiliensis isolate MT/VB/25A 57/8 chromosome 11, ASM3005281v1, whole genome shotgun sequence genome:
- the LOC110637342 gene encoding aldehyde dehydrogenase family 2 member C4 isoform X2 — translation MMKYADLIEERKEELAALDTVDAGKLFSLGKTMDIPNVANVLRYYAGAADKIHGQVLKMSSELQGYTLQEPVGVVGHIIPWNFPSTLFFAKVAPALAAGCTMVVKPAEQTPLSALYYAYLAKQAGIPDGVINVINGYGPTAGAAISSHMDIDKVSFTGSTEVGRKVMQAAATSNLKHVSLELGGKSPLLIFDDADVDTAADLALLGILFNKGEICVASSRVYVQEGIYDEFVKKLAEKAKQWVVGDPFDPNTRQGPQVDKQQFDKILSYIEHGKREGATLLIGGKPTGEKGYYIQPTIFTDVKEDMLIAKDEIFGPVMSLMKFKTMDEAIKSANNTRYGLAAGIITKNLDVANTVSRSIRAGIIWINCYFAFDNDCPYGGYKMSGFGKDLGLDALHKYLQVKSVVTPICNSPWL, via the exons ATGATGAAATATGCAGATTTAATCGAAGAACGTAAGGAAGAATTAGCTGCACTGGACACAGTTGATGCTGGGAAGTTGTTCAGCTTGGGGAAAACCATGGACATTCCTAACGTAGCAAACGTTTTACGATACTATGCAGGTGCAGCAGATAAAATTCATGGACAAGTATTGAAAATGTCAAGCGAGCTTCAAGGGTATACTCTGCAAGAGCCAGTTGGTGTTGTAGGCCATATCATCCCTTGGAATTTCCCTAGCACCTTGTTCTTCGCCAAGGTTGCCCCAGCATTAGCCGCTGGGTGCACCATGGTTGTTAAACCAGCTGAGCAAACACCCCTTTCTGCTCTCTATTATGCTTATTTAGCTAAGcag GCTGGTATTCCTGATGGAGTGATCAATGTGATAAACGGATATGGACCGACGGCCGGTGCTGCCATTTCTTCCCATATGGACATTGATAAG GTAAGTTTTACAGGATCGACTGAAGTGGGTCGAAAAGTAATGCAAGCTGCAGCAACGAGCAATCTGAAACATGTTTCACTTGAATTGGGAGGCAAATCACCTCTCTTAATATTTGATGATGCTGATGTAGATACAGCTGCTGATCTTGCTCTCCTCGGCATCCTCTTTAACAAG GGAGAGATTTGCGTGGCAAGTTCAAGAGTTTATGTCCAAGAAGGGATTTATGACGAATTTGTAAAGAAATTGGCAGAGAAAGCAAAGCAATGGGTGGTAGGGGATCCTTTTGATCCTAACACTCGCCAGGGTCCACAG GTGGATAAACAGCAGTTCGATAAAATTTTGTCTTACATTGAGCATGGCAAAAGAGAAGGAGCCACCTTGTTAATAGGTGGCAAGCCTACTGGAGAAAAAGGATACTATATTCAGCCTACTATTTTCACTGATGTTAAG GAGGACATGTTGATCGCcaaggatgaaatttttgggCCTGTAATGTCACTGATGAAGTTCAA GACAATGGATGAGGCAATCAAgagtgcaaataatacaagataTGGGCTGGCAGCTGGGATTATAACCAAGAATTTGGATGTGGCTAACACAGTTTCAAGATCAATAAGAGCTGGTATCATTTGGATCAATTGTTACTTTGCATTTGATAATGATTGTCCTTATGGAGGATACAAGATGAGTGGGTTTGGAAAAGATCTTGGATTGGATGCTCTGCATAAGTATCTGCAAGTGAAGTCTGTGGTCACTCCTATTTGTAATTCTCCTTGGCTCTGA
- the LOC110637342 gene encoding aldehyde dehydrogenase family 2 member C4 isoform X1 encodes MGSQSNGNSNSFIKMPAIKFTKLFINGEFVDSFSGKTFETVDPRSGEVIARVAEGDKEDVDLAVKAARHAFDNGPWPRLSGFARGRIMMKYADLIEERKEELAALDTVDAGKLFSLGKTMDIPNVANVLRYYAGAADKIHGQVLKMSSELQGYTLQEPVGVVGHIIPWNFPSTLFFAKVAPALAAGCTMVVKPAEQTPLSALYYAYLAKQAGIPDGVINVINGYGPTAGAAISSHMDIDKVSFTGSTEVGRKVMQAAATSNLKHVSLELGGKSPLLIFDDADVDTAADLALLGILFNKGEICVASSRVYVQEGIYDEFVKKLAEKAKQWVVGDPFDPNTRQGPQVDKQQFDKILSYIEHGKREGATLLIGGKPTGEKGYYIQPTIFTDVKEDMLIAKDEIFGPVMSLMKFKTMDEAIKSANNTRYGLAAGIITKNLDVANTVSRSIRAGIIWINCYFAFDNDCPYGGYKMSGFGKDLGLDALHKYLQVKSVVTPICNSPWL; translated from the exons atgggaagTCAAAGCAATGGGAACTCTAACTCTTTCATCAAGATGCCAGCAATAAAGTTTACGAAACTTTTCATCAATGGAGAATTTGTTGATTCATTTTCAG GGAAAACATTTGAGACAGTAGACCCGAGAAGCGGAGAGGTGATAGCAAGAGTTGCAGAAGGAGATAAAGAGGACGTTGATTTGGCTGTGAAGGCTGCACGCCACGCTTTTGACAATGGTCCATGGCCTCGCCTGTCTGGTTTT GCAAGGGGAAGGATCATGATGAAATATGCAGATTTAATCGAAGAACGTAAGGAAGAATTAGCTGCACTGGACACAGTTGATGCTGGGAAGTTGTTCAGCTTGGGGAAAACCATGGACATTCCTAACGTAGCAAACGTTTTACGATACTATGCAGGTGCAGCAGATAAAATTCATGGACAAGTATTGAAAATGTCAAGCGAGCTTCAAGGGTATACTCTGCAAGAGCCAGTTGGTGTTGTAGGCCATATCATCCCTTGGAATTTCCCTAGCACCTTGTTCTTCGCCAAGGTTGCCCCAGCATTAGCCGCTGGGTGCACCATGGTTGTTAAACCAGCTGAGCAAACACCCCTTTCTGCTCTCTATTATGCTTATTTAGCTAAGcag GCTGGTATTCCTGATGGAGTGATCAATGTGATAAACGGATATGGACCGACGGCCGGTGCTGCCATTTCTTCCCATATGGACATTGATAAG GTAAGTTTTACAGGATCGACTGAAGTGGGTCGAAAAGTAATGCAAGCTGCAGCAACGAGCAATCTGAAACATGTTTCACTTGAATTGGGAGGCAAATCACCTCTCTTAATATTTGATGATGCTGATGTAGATACAGCTGCTGATCTTGCTCTCCTCGGCATCCTCTTTAACAAG GGAGAGATTTGCGTGGCAAGTTCAAGAGTTTATGTCCAAGAAGGGATTTATGACGAATTTGTAAAGAAATTGGCAGAGAAAGCAAAGCAATGGGTGGTAGGGGATCCTTTTGATCCTAACACTCGCCAGGGTCCACAG GTGGATAAACAGCAGTTCGATAAAATTTTGTCTTACATTGAGCATGGCAAAAGAGAAGGAGCCACCTTGTTAATAGGTGGCAAGCCTACTGGAGAAAAAGGATACTATATTCAGCCTACTATTTTCACTGATGTTAAG GAGGACATGTTGATCGCcaaggatgaaatttttgggCCTGTAATGTCACTGATGAAGTTCAA GACAATGGATGAGGCAATCAAgagtgcaaataatacaagataTGGGCTGGCAGCTGGGATTATAACCAAGAATTTGGATGTGGCTAACACAGTTTCAAGATCAATAAGAGCTGGTATCATTTGGATCAATTGTTACTTTGCATTTGATAATGATTGTCCTTATGGAGGATACAAGATGAGTGGGTTTGGAAAAGATCTTGGATTGGATGCTCTGCATAAGTATCTGCAAGTGAAGTCTGTGGTCACTCCTATTTGTAATTCTCCTTGGCTCTGA